GAGGCGGAAGGCCTCGGCCTCGGCGACGGCGCGGACGTCGGCGTTGAGCTTTTCGGTGCGCAGAGCGACCTCGCGCTTGGCGGTGATCTCCTCCTGCGCGACGATGGCCTGGCGCTGGATCGCGTCCTCAAGCGGCGACGCGGCCTCTGCCTGCGCGGCGGCCTTGTCGGTCTCGGCCTGGATCTCGGCCTGGCGCAACTTCAGCTCTCGGTTGCGGTCGAGCAGCACCTTCTGGGTGTTGATCTTCGCCTCTTCCGACGCCTGGTAGGCGTTGGTCTCGGCGATGTCGGCCTGCTGGCGCACCTTGGCCGCCTCGGGGCGACCGATGTTCACGATGTAGTCCGAGCCGTCCCGGATCTCCTGGATCTGCAGCGTATCGACGACGAGGCCCTGCTTCGTCAGCGCCTCTTCGGCCGCCTCGAGCACGTTCTGCGCGACGACGGCGCGATCCCGAATGATCTGCAGCACGGTGAGGCCGCCGATGATGGAACGCAGCGAACCCGACAGCACCTCCTGCGTCGACTCGTCGATCTCGTCGGAGTTCGAGAGGAAGCGCTGGGCGGCGGCGCGAATCATCTCCTGCGTACCACCGACCTTGACGACGGCGACGGCCTGCGCCTGAATGGTGATGCCGTCGGTGGTCTGTGCTTCAGTCGTGATCGCGAGGCGACGCGAGCGCAGTGAGATCGAGAACGACTTCTGAATGAACGGCACCACGAACACGCCGCCGCCGGTGACGACCTTCTGGCCCGACAGGTCGTGCGACACCGAGCCGTCGGGTTCGGTGACCCGCTTGCCCTTGCCGCCCGTGACGATGATCGCCTCGTCGGGCTTGGCGATGCGGTACCGCTTGATGACGACGAGCGCGATGAGCACGATCGCGATAATCGCGCCGAACACACCCACGATCGAGGGAGTCGCTAAGAACATGTATTAGTTCCTTTCGGGGTGGGGGTCTGTGGGGTCGGCCGGGTCGGCACTCTCGGCCTCGCTGGCGGCAGGATCCGCGCCGGCGGCGGGATCCTGTTCGAGCGGGGCGGCCACCAGCGGCTCGACCAGCACCGAGGTCGGCGTCAGGGACTCGACGATGCGCACGCGGGCGCCGCGTTCGAGCGGCAGCTCGGCGCACGCCGACAGCGAGACGCGCTCGCCGTGGCGGGTGAGGGCGATCTCGCCGAAGCGGCTGCCGCCGGGGATGGCGAGCACGACCGAGGCCTCGAGCCCCGCGAGCTCGCCGCTCGACACGGCGGTCGACGACTCGGCGCTGCGCACGAAGCGCGACAGCCACCAGGCGAGCCCGCCGCCGATCATGCCGGCGACCGCGCCGAGCGTGCCGGCGAGCGGGGGCGCGACCCCGGCACCGACCAGCGCGAAGGCACTGAAGCCGAAGATCGCAGTGAATGCCGAGATGGTGGTGAGGCTCAGCGGCCCGTCGCCGAAGTCAAAGGCCTCAAAGATGCCGTCGAGCAGCAGCGAAATAAGCAGCAGCACGGCGCCGGCGATGCCGATCAGCAGGAAGACACCACCCGACACGACCGAGCCATTAAGCAGCCCCTGGATCCAGTCCATCATGATGGGCTCCTCCCGCCGGTGGTTGTGTGGCCTATGAGGAGTCTATCGGGCAGGGCCGACGCCTGGCCGGGGCGATACTCCCCGGTCCGGACGCGGTCAGAGCCCGCTCTCGTGCGCCGTCGGCACGTACGCGAGCTGCGCAATCTGGTGCCCGCGAGCGCGCGAGACGACCTGCGCACGACCGGGCGCACTCGGCATCGCCTTGACCTTCGCGATCAGCTGGCCCTCTTCCGGGCTGCCGCTGAGCAGGATCCCGGTGACGCCGAGGTCGGTCATGCCCTGCAGGATCGGGTCGTACGCCGCGCGCGACGCCCCACCCGTGCGGCGCGTGACGATGACGTGCAGGCCGACGTCGCTCGCCTGCGCGAGCAGCTGCGCGAGGGGCGCCGCCGGGTTGCCCTGCTGGTTCGCGACGAGGTCGTAGTCGTCGATCAGCACGAAGCCCTCGGCCCCCTTCCACCAGCTGCGGTTGCGCAGCTCGGCGGCGGTGACGTTCGGGCCGGGCAGGCGTCCGCGGAAGAACTCGACAAGCTGCGCGATCGCGCCACTCGCCTGTTCCGCGCTCGTCACGTACGCGCCGAGGTAGTCTTCCGGGATCTCGCCGAGGTGCGCGCGACGGTAGTCGAGCATGAAGATGCGGGCCTGGCCTGGCTCGTAGCGGCGCGTGATCTCGTGGACGAGGCCGCGCAGCATCGAGGACTTTCCCGAGCCGGAGTCGCCGTAGAGGAAGAGGTGCTGTTCGAGCGTCGGGTCAATGCCGACGGGCGCGAGCTCTGCCTCGTCAAGGCCGAGCAGCAGCTGCTTCGGGTTGGCGGCGGGGTGTGCCTGCAGCTCGGCGAGCGGCAGCACCTGGGGCAGGAGGCGCAGCTTGGGGCCGGGCTCGCGCTGCCACGCGCTGATGACCTTTTCGACGAGGTCGTCGACGCCGTCGACCAGGGTCTCGGGCGTGGTTTCGCCGTCGATGCGGGGCAGGGCGGTGAGCATCTGCAGGCCGCTCGGGTCAAGGCCGCGGCCGGGCAGGGAGCTGACGTTGCCGGCGGCCTTGCGGCCGATCTCGGAGTCGCCGGCGTCGCCGAGGCGCAGCTCGATCTTGCCGCCCATGAGGTCCTTCATCGCGGGGCGAATCTCGAGCCAGCGGTTCGCGGTGATGATCACGTGAATGCCGAAGCTCAGGCCCCGGGCCGCGATCTCTTGCACCGCAACCTCGAGGCTCTCGTAGTCCGCCCGCATCGTGGCCCAGCCGTCGACGACGAGGAAAAAGTCGCCGTAGCCGTCGTCGACGACGCCCTGCGCGCGACGGGTGCGGTACGTGTCGATCGAGTCGATGCCCTGCTCACGGAAGTACGCCTCTCGCGCGTTGAGCAGCGAGGTGATCTCGGCGACGGTGCGGCGAATGACCTCGGGCTCGCCGCGGGTCGCGAGGCCCGCGAGGTGCGGCAGGTTGCGCAGACCAGCAAAGCTGCCGCCGAAGTCGATCGCGAAGACCTGCACCTCGTGCGGGGTGTGCGTCAGCGCGAGCGCGGCGACGAGCGTGCGCGCGGCCGTGCTCTTGCCCGCGAGCGGAGCGCCGACGATCGCGACGTGGCCGGCCGCACCCGAGAGGTCGAGGGTGAGCAGGTCGCGGCGCTGCTGCGCCGGGACGTCAACCATGCCGATGGGCACGGTGAGGCGGCGGTGCGCGCGCCAGCGCGGCGCGTGCAGTCCGAGGTCGTAGCTGACGCTGAGCTCGCCGAGCAGCTGGTCGAGGGTCGCGGGCGTCTCGAGCGGCGGCAGCCACACCTGGTGGGCGGCGGGGCCGAGGCCAGACATGCTTGACACGGCGAGCTCGAAGACGCTGCGCTTCTCTTCCGGCTGCTGCGCGGCGGCCTCTGCGGCACCACGTTCCGCGGCGGCCGACGCTGCTGCGCCCTCTTCTTCAGGATCAGTGAGGCCCTGCGGCGCCGCGGTGAACTGCGTGATCCTGGTGGCGGCGAGTGCGCCGGAGGCGCCGGATCCTGCGGTGACTGCACGTCGTGCGGGCGGCGGACCCGAGACGTAGGCGGCGCGGAACTGCGTGAGGTTTTCGTCGCTGCCGACCTTGAGCAGGCCGCCACCGGGCTCTTGAGGCAGGTGGTACGCGTCAGGCACGCCGATGACGGTGCGCGACTCGGCGGCGGAGAAGGTGCGCAGGCCGATCCGGTACGAGAGGTGCGTGTCGAGGCCCTTGAGGCGCGACTCTTCGAGGCGCTGTGACGCGAGCAGCAGGTGGACGTGCAGCGAGCGGCCGAGGCGGCCGATGGCGACGAACGACTCGACGAACTCGGGCTTCGCGCTCAAGAGCTCGGAGAACTCGTCGGCGACGATCAGCAGCGCGGGCAGCGGTGCGAGGTCGGTGCGGCCGCCGCGGCGGGCCTTCTCGTATTCGCCGACGTTGACGAAGTTGCCGGCCGAGCGCAGCAGCTCCTGGCGGCGCACCATCTCGCCCTGCAGGGCGTCCTGCATGCGGTCGACGAGGCTGATCTCGTCGCCGAGGTTGGTGATGATCGCCGAGACGTGGGGCATATCGGCCATGCCGGCGAACGTCGCACCGCCCTTGAAGTCGACGAGCACGAAGTTCAGCTGCTCGGGCGAGTGGGTGAGGGCGAGAGAGAGCACGAGGGTGCGCAGCACCTCGGACTTGCCCGAGCCGGTCGCGCCGATGATGAGGCCGTGGGGGCCCATTCCCTGCGAAGCCGACTCTTTCAAGTCCAGGATCAGCGGGGCGCCGTTCGTGTCTTGACCGATCGGCACGCGCAGGCGGTCGCGCTCGGGCAGATAGCGCCACTGCTGTGTGAAGTCGAGGTCGCGCACGTCGGGCAGGCCGAGCAGCTCGGTGAGCTCCATCTGCTTGTTGCTCGCGCGGCTGACGGGGCCGTTACCGCCGACCTCGCGGTGCAGCGGCGCGAGGCGGCGGGCGACGGCCTCGGCCTCGACGACGGTCATGTGATCCGGGGTGATGGTCTGCTGGTGGCGAGAGCCCTCGGCGACCTCCGCGGTGCCGGCGCCGAGCGAGATGCGCACGACCGAGGGGTCGTCGTTGTCGTCCCAGCTCGACGGAAGGTCGAGCACGGTCACGCCCTGCAGGCCGCCCGCAAACACAGGATCGGTGGGAGAGACCTTCGCGCCGTCCACGATGACGAGCACGTGCGGGGCGGTGACGGGGGCTCCCAGTACGAAGCGGGGGCGCTCACGCAGGCTGGCGGGCAGCATGCCGAGCAGGGTCGCCGTGTCCGAGCCGATCATGCGGGCGGGGCCGAGCGAGTCGCGCAGGCGCGGCGACTGCGCGTGCGGCAGCCACTTCGCCCACTCCCAGTGAGGCAGCGAGTCGGGGCTCGCGGCCACGACGATCAGCAGTTCTTCGGGGCTCTGCATCGTCGCGAGGTGGGTGACGAGGCTGCGGGCCAGTCCGCGAATGTGCTCGAGGTCGTCGCCGACGATCTGCACGCTCGTGTGGCTCGAGAGGCGCAGGAACGTCGGCAGTTCGGGCTGGTTCTCGTGGGTGGCGATGAAGCGGTGCGCGGCGGTCGTCGCGACCGGGTCGAGCTGGGCGATGGGCGGCAGCTCGGGCGCCTCGAGGCGCAGGCACAGCGGCTGCTCGCTCGTGCCGATGCGGACCGTCAGGTGGTCGTCGTCCGAGACGTCGCGCTCCCAGACGCGCGTGCCGTCCTCGACGAGGTAGCTCAGGGTTTCGGGGGCGGGGTAGCGCCAGTTGCGCTCGCGGCGCTGGGCCTTGGCCGCGGTGCGCACGGTCTGTCGCAGCTCGGTCAGGTACGCGAGGTACTCGCGGCGGTTGCCGAGAATGGTGGCCTGGCGCTGGGCGCGCTGGCGCCAGCCGTTCACGAAGACGAAGCCGAGCGCCGAGACGAGGAACATGCCGCCGGTCAGCCAGCCCGTGGGGCCGGCGTTGCTGACCGAGACCATGATGATGGCGCCGACGCTGCCGAGCATGGGCAGCATCGAGGTGAGCATGCTGCTGCCGCCGTCTGCCGCCTCGATCTCGGGCGGCGCCTGAACGGCGACGTTGCCCGAGGGCACGCGAGGTGGCGCAAGACGACTACTCATCGATGTGACTCCCTCTCGCGCTCGTTGGTGCGGCGCTGACGTAGGTCAATCCTAATGCGGCC
This genomic stretch from Leucobacter sp. CX169 harbors:
- the eccCa gene encoding type VII secretion protein EccCa; protein product: MSSRLAPPRVPSGNVAVQAPPEIEAADGGSSMLTSMLPMLGSVGAIIMVSVSNAGPTGWLTGGMFLVSALGFVFVNGWRQRAQRQATILGNRREYLAYLTELRQTVRTAAKAQRRERNWRYPAPETLSYLVEDGTRVWERDVSDDDHLTVRIGTSEQPLCLRLEAPELPPIAQLDPVATTAAHRFIATHENQPELPTFLRLSSHTSVQIVGDDLEHIRGLARSLVTHLATMQSPEELLIVVAASPDSLPHWEWAKWLPHAQSPRLRDSLGPARMIGSDTATLLGMLPASLRERPRFVLGAPVTAPHVLVIVDGAKVSPTDPVFAGGLQGVTVLDLPSSWDDNDDPSVVRISLGAGTAEVAEGSRHQQTITPDHMTVVEAEAVARRLAPLHREVGGNGPVSRASNKQMELTELLGLPDVRDLDFTQQWRYLPERDRLRVPIGQDTNGAPLILDLKESASQGMGPHGLIIGATGSGKSEVLRTLVLSLALTHSPEQLNFVLVDFKGGATFAGMADMPHVSAIITNLGDEISLVDRMQDALQGEMVRRQELLRSAGNFVNVGEYEKARRGGRTDLAPLPALLIVADEFSELLSAKPEFVESFVAIGRLGRSLHVHLLLASQRLEESRLKGLDTHLSYRIGLRTFSAAESRTVIGVPDAYHLPQEPGGGLLKVGSDENLTQFRAAYVSGPPPARRAVTAGSGASGALAATRITQFTAAPQGLTDPEEEGAAASAAAERGAAEAAAQQPEEKRSVFELAVSSMSGLGPAAHQVWLPPLETPATLDQLLGELSVSYDLGLHAPRWRAHRRLTVPIGMVDVPAQQRRDLLTLDLSGAAGHVAIVGAPLAGKSTAARTLVAALALTHTPHEVQVFAIDFGGSFAGLRNLPHLAGLATRGEPEVIRRTVAEITSLLNAREAYFREQGIDSIDTYRTRRAQGVVDDGYGDFFLVVDGWATMRADYESLEVAVQEIAARGLSFGIHVIITANRWLEIRPAMKDLMGGKIELRLGDAGDSEIGRKAAGNVSSLPGRGLDPSGLQMLTALPRIDGETTPETLVDGVDDLVEKVISAWQREPGPKLRLLPQVLPLAELQAHPAANPKQLLLGLDEAELAPVGIDPTLEQHLFLYGDSGSGKSSMLRGLVHEITRRYEPGQARIFMLDYRRAHLGEIPEDYLGAYVTSAEQASGAIAQLVEFFRGRLPGPNVTAAELRNRSWWKGAEGFVLIDDYDLVANQQGNPAAPLAQLLAQASDVGLHVIVTRRTGGASRAAYDPILQGMTDLGVTGILLSGSPEEGQLIAKVKAMPSAPGRAQVVSRARGHQIAQLAYVPTAHESGL
- a CDS encoding flotillin family protein; this encodes MFLATPSIVGVFGAIIAIVLIALVVIKRYRIAKPDEAIIVTGGKGKRVTEPDGSVSHDLSGQKVVTGGGVFVVPFIQKSFSISLRSRRLAITTEAQTTDGITIQAQAVAVVKVGGTQEMIRAAAQRFLSNSDEIDESTQEVLSGSLRSIIGGLTVLQIIRDRAVVAQNVLEAAEEALTKQGLVVDTLQIQEIRDGSDYIVNIGRPEAAKVRQQADIAETNAYQASEEAKINTQKVLLDRNRELKLRQAEIQAETDKAAAQAEAASPLEDAIQRQAIVAQEEITAKREVALRTEKLNADVRAVAEAEAFRLEALAKADAAAAISAAEGRAQAVEREGLASRSARIANAEALAAEGEAEARAIRAKGEAEAAAIDARGRALETQSEAVLAQELIHLLPEIAGKYAEAIGAIDTMTVVSADGTSKVAADAMGNIKGLLDMARDTVGIDLVGMLNGVTAGAATGAAAGRASRGSGADFADAGAGAARELAEASGSVARAADSLADSVGTVSSSAATSASSLGSSAARLGESASSLGDHAADAAGAAAE